The Styela clava chromosome 2, kaStyClav1.hap1.2, whole genome shotgun sequence genome contains a region encoding:
- the LOC120336255 gene encoding basic immunoglobulin-like variable motif-containing protein isoform X2, with the protein MGSLLSILRPKIGDALPDINRTNHTPVDESDSEYESCFEDDANHNTIVSKSQHSLGQSSTFISESLKSVKLKTPTKYHYNDMSKKKNGFLLPEQTHSVIEGSVMEETSVSSSSEESDSEPLTLGGDPCLSSTAWEIDVGSDLKKSAQKSSKTKFRRSARESQEKSQGPDLSGLTNEILAERKVLDLRRWHCISRPQYKKSCGLSSVVSVWNYLYSNLGTGTLPPITQEAALHCLGFKPPFEEIRFGPFTGNATLMRWFRRLNERYGVHGRAYYLYKPKGRLQTRTMTDESAITQLKNGLVDEKMGFIYHCLNHYFCPIGYEDTPLNPTEAYLPTHAFTSIPERDSTEALTCTTPCTTWFFIGEPSRCHPPIHCKKWCDILQDLHSESPYYFDIRQTHRGVQERKTKKKGRNLHCIIAFKKIESLKTAKYKKIGS; encoded by the exons ATGGGCTCTTTACTAAGTATTTTGAGACCAAAGATTGGTGATGCTTTGCCTGACATAAACCGCACTAACCACACCCCTGTTGATGAAAGTGATTCAGAGTACGAGAGTTGTTTTGAAGATGATGCAAACCACAATACCATAGTGAGCAAATCACAACATAGTTTGGGGCAGTCCTCCACATTTATATCCGAAAGCTTGAAATCCGTGAAACTGAAAACACCAACAAAATACCATTATAATGATATGtcgaaaaagaaaaatggtTTTCTACTACCCGAACAAACACATTCTGTAATTGAAGGATCCGTGATGGAAGAAACATCAGTGTCGTCAAGTTCAGAAGAATCAGACAGCGAGCCATTAACCTTAG GTGGTGATCCTTGTTTGAGTTCAACAGCATGGGAAATTGATGTAGGCAGTGATCTGAAAAAGTCTGCTCAGAAGAGTTCAAAGACTAAATTTAGGAGATCTGCAAGGGAAAGTCAAGAAAA ATCCCAAGGCCCTGACTTGTCCGGGTTGACGAACGAAATTCTTGCTGAGAGGAAAGTTCTTGACTTAAGAAGATGGCACTGCATTTCAAGGCCCCAGTATAAGAAATCTTGTGGTCTTTCTTCGGTTGTCTCAGTCTGGAATTATCTTTACAGCAACTTAGGAACAGGAACATTGCCTCCGATTACTCAA GAAGCGGCTCTGCATTGCTTGGGTTTTAAACCACCTTTCGAAGAAATACGTTTTGGCCCATTTACTGGAAATGCTACGTTGATGAGATGGTTCAGACGATTGAATGAACGCTATGGTGTTCATGGACGAGCATATTATCTCTACAAACCGAAAG GCCGCTTGCAGACACGAACAATGACTGATGAAAGTGCAATTACACAATTGAAAAATGGTCTTGTAGATGAAAAAATGGGATTTATATACCATTGTTTGAATCACTACTTCTGTCCGATTGGATACGAGGATACACCACTG aATCCAACAGAAGCATATCTCCCCACTCATGCTTTCACCAGTATTCCTGAAAGAGACTCCACAGAAGCTTTGACATGTACAACCCCATGCACAACTTGGTTTTTCATTGGAGAGCCAAGTAGATGTCACCCACCTATTCATTGTAAAAA ATGGTGTGATATACTTCAAGATCTGCACTCAGAGTCCCCATACTACTTTGATATTCGTCAAACACATCGTGGAGTACAAGAAAGGAAGACCAAAAAGAAAGGGAGGAATTTACATTGCATAATCGcttttaagaaaattgaaagtctcaaaacagcaaaatataaaaagatagGATCTTAA
- the LOC120336256 gene encoding uncharacterized protein LOC120336256 — protein MTNKRIQVPEPDQSKKDEPDQHVMNQVAELNASGSDTDDEAYDMDVHGYLPLTLSENDAGISEFHAEPMDSSDDEMAEENDEVSHQEKRELTVNTDLVLDAMKSISLPQSSIPSWADELSENDWNSMIQRTITGEKKPVQQSLSQSCAVTTDKGEST, from the exons ATGACCAACAAACGTATCCAAGTTCCAGAGCCAGATCAGTCTAAAAAAGATGAACCAGACCAGCATGTTATGAACCAAGTTGCTGAATTGAATGCTTCGGGTAGTGACACCGATGATGAGGCCTATGATATGGATGTTCATGG GTACCTGCCACTAACATTATCTGAAAATGATGCTGGAATATCAGAGTTTCATGCAGAACCAATGGATTCTTCAGATGATGAAATGGCTGAAGAAAATGACGAGGTGTCTCACCAGGAAAAAAGAGAATTAACAGTTAATACTG atctTGTCCTTGATGCAATGAAAAGTATTTCACTTCCACAAAGCAGCATTCCATCTTGGGCAGATGAACTTTCAGAAAATGATTGGAACAGCATGATTCAAAGGACTATTACTGGAGAAAAAAAACCTGTGCAGCAAAGTCTGAGCCAGAGTTGTGCTGTCACAACAGACAAAGGAGAATCAACTTGA
- the LOC120336255 gene encoding basic immunoglobulin-like variable motif-containing protein isoform X1, whose translation MGSLLSILRPKIGDALPDINRTNHTPVDESDSEYESCFEDDANHNTIVSKSQHSLGQSSTFISESLKSVKLKTPTKYHYNDMSKKKNGFLLPEQTHSVIEGSVMEETSVSSSSEESDSEPLTLGVKGKIFVKSARNLKSLQTHDSTVVTSQPCTTDNFSTILSNPAGGDPCLSSTAWEIDVGSDLKKSAQKSSKTKFRRSARESQEKSQGPDLSGLTNEILAERKVLDLRRWHCISRPQYKKSCGLSSVVSVWNYLYSNLGTGTLPPITQEAALHCLGFKPPFEEIRFGPFTGNATLMRWFRRLNERYGVHGRAYYLYKPKGRLQTRTMTDESAITQLKNGLVDEKMGFIYHCLNHYFCPIGYEDTPLNPTEAYLPTHAFTSIPERDSTEALTCTTPCTTWFFIGEPSRCHPPIHCKKWCDILQDLHSESPYYFDIRQTHRGVQERKTKKKGRNLHCIIAFKKIESLKTAKYKKIGS comes from the exons ATGGGCTCTTTACTAAGTATTTTGAGACCAAAGATTGGTGATGCTTTGCCTGACATAAACCGCACTAACCACACCCCTGTTGATGAAAGTGATTCAGAGTACGAGAGTTGTTTTGAAGATGATGCAAACCACAATACCATAGTGAGCAAATCACAACATAGTTTGGGGCAGTCCTCCACATTTATATCCGAAAGCTTGAAATCCGTGAAACTGAAAACACCAACAAAATACCATTATAATGATATGtcgaaaaagaaaaatggtTTTCTACTACCCGAACAAACACATTCTGTAATTGAAGGATCCGTGATGGAAGAAACATCAGTGTCGTCAAGTTCAGAAGAATCAGACAGCGAGCCATTAACCTTAGGTGTGAAGGGGAAAATTTTTGTTAAATCTGCTAGAAATTTAAAAAGTTTGCAGACACATGACAGTACTGTTGTAACCAGCCAGCCATGTACCACGGATAATTTTAGCACCATACTTTCTAATCCTGCAGGTGGTGATCCTTGTTTGAGTTCAACAGCATGGGAAATTGATGTAGGCAGTGATCTGAAAAAGTCTGCTCAGAAGAGTTCAAAGACTAAATTTAGGAGATCTGCAAGGGAAAGTCAAGAAAA ATCCCAAGGCCCTGACTTGTCCGGGTTGACGAACGAAATTCTTGCTGAGAGGAAAGTTCTTGACTTAAGAAGATGGCACTGCATTTCAAGGCCCCAGTATAAGAAATCTTGTGGTCTTTCTTCGGTTGTCTCAGTCTGGAATTATCTTTACAGCAACTTAGGAACAGGAACATTGCCTCCGATTACTCAA GAAGCGGCTCTGCATTGCTTGGGTTTTAAACCACCTTTCGAAGAAATACGTTTTGGCCCATTTACTGGAAATGCTACGTTGATGAGATGGTTCAGACGATTGAATGAACGCTATGGTGTTCATGGACGAGCATATTATCTCTACAAACCGAAAG GCCGCTTGCAGACACGAACAATGACTGATGAAAGTGCAATTACACAATTGAAAAATGGTCTTGTAGATGAAAAAATGGGATTTATATACCATTGTTTGAATCACTACTTCTGTCCGATTGGATACGAGGATACACCACTG aATCCAACAGAAGCATATCTCCCCACTCATGCTTTCACCAGTATTCCTGAAAGAGACTCCACAGAAGCTTTGACATGTACAACCCCATGCACAACTTGGTTTTTCATTGGAGAGCCAAGTAGATGTCACCCACCTATTCATTGTAAAAA ATGGTGTGATATACTTCAAGATCTGCACTCAGAGTCCCCATACTACTTTGATATTCGTCAAACACATCGTGGAGTACAAGAAAGGAAGACCAAAAAGAAAGGGAGGAATTTACATTGCATAATCGcttttaagaaaattgaaagtctcaaaacagcaaaatataaaaagatagGATCTTAA